In Paenibacillus guangzhouensis, a single window of DNA contains:
- a CDS encoding GNAT family N-acetyltransferase: MEIKIREIVANDYTEVVFLWNDVLGVRNVNSENFQVTMEDMNKEGNYKTFVALFENDVVGFVTIVHALSVGSSTGYLHIQGLAVKKELQHSGIGTKLLKHTENYAKEMGISSIILCSGVKRTDAHAFYEHNGYDKDSYCFDKIIKLD, translated from the coding sequence ATGGAAATTAAGATACGAGAAATTGTAGCCAATGATTATACTGAAGTTGTTTTTTTATGGAACGATGTACTTGGAGTTCGCAATGTTAATAGTGAAAACTTTCAAGTTACTATGGAAGACATGAATAAGGAAGGAAATTACAAAACATTCGTTGCATTATTTGAAAATGATGTGGTTGGTTTTGTCACTATTGTTCACGCGTTATCAGTAGGGTCTTCGACTGGTTATTTACATATTCAAGGTCTTGCTGTTAAAAAGGAGTTACAGCATAGTGGGATAGGTACAAAACTACTAAAACACACTGAAAATTATGCTAAAGAAATGGGAATATCAAGTATTATTTTATGTAGCGGGGTTAAGCGAACCGATGCTCATGCTTTTTATGAGCATAATGGCTATGACAAAGATTCATACTGCTTTGATAAGATTATTAAACTTGACTAA
- a CDS encoding tyrosine-type recombinase/integrase, giving the protein MILSELWRLYEADKRIQGFSSSTLKAYTLQLKMLLRELGDLDISEVTLNLLKEYLAKQSDRLKPSSLGHRIRFVRSLFRFAYEETYLISNPALKLREPKMDKRIPKFLIEEDVIHLKISCQSLRERALLEFLYSTGCRVGEVEKLNIDDLNWENSSAIVNGKGSKQREVYFTTECKVWLKKYLESREDTCKALFVTDTHPTRRMTIPTIRWALKRLAGRGEIEVNVYPHRFRHTYACQLLDNGAPLDFIQGMLGHEKASTTQIYAQLRGERRRELYRRFF; this is encoded by the coding sequence ATGATTTTAAGTGAGTTATGGCGACTGTACGAAGCTGATAAACGTATCCAGGGCTTTAGTTCAAGTACATTGAAAGCCTACACCCTTCAGCTCAAGATGCTGCTAAGAGAACTAGGAGACCTGGATATTTCTGAGGTTACACTTAACTTGTTGAAGGAATACTTAGCGAAGCAGTCCGATCGGTTAAAACCTAGTAGTTTGGGACATCGCATTCGTTTTGTTCGTTCCCTATTCCGCTTTGCCTATGAAGAAACATACTTAATCTCAAATCCTGCTTTGAAGTTACGCGAGCCCAAAATGGACAAGCGTATTCCTAAGTTTTTGATTGAGGAAGATGTCATTCACTTGAAAATCTCTTGCCAGTCCCTGAGGGAAAGGGCACTTCTTGAGTTTCTCTACAGTACCGGATGCCGGGTTGGCGAGGTGGAGAAGTTAAACATTGATGACCTGAACTGGGAGAACAGCTCCGCTATTGTAAATGGCAAAGGCTCAAAACAGAGAGAAGTTTACTTTACAACCGAGTGTAAAGTGTGGTTGAAGAAGTATCTCGAGAGCCGAGAAGATACTTGTAAGGCCTTATTTGTAACCGATACACATCCAACAAGGCGAATGACTATCCCGACGATCAGGTGGGCATTAAAACGGCTTGCAGGTCGGGGAGAGATCGAAGTAAATGTATATCCGCATCGCTTTCGTCATACTTATGCGTGTCAACTCCTTGATAACGGTGCGCCATTAGATTTCATTCAAGGTATGTTGGGACATGAAAAAGCATCAACCACTCAAATTTATGCCCAGCTGCGTGGGGAACGCCGACGAGAACTCTACCGTCGGTTTTTTTAG